One Dietzia sp. JS16-p6b genomic window carries:
- the prfB gene encoding peptide chain release factor 2 — MHPDVSADIAALDATMTTVEKVLDIEELARRVDELEQMAADPDLWNDQERAQKVTSELSYIQADLRRCRELRQRIEDLPLMYELAEEEGDGAVEEADAERAQLREDVEAIEVKTMLSGEYDQREAVVNIRAGAGGVDAADFAEMLMRMYVRWAEKAGHKVEVYDTSYAEEAGIKSATFVVHDPYMYGTLSVEQGTHRLVRISPFDNQGRRQTSFAEVEVLPVVEQTDSIEVDENEVRVDVYRSSGPGGQSVNTTDSAVRLTHVPTGIVVTCQNEKSQLQNKVAAMKVLQAKLLARKQQEERAALDALGSGGNASWGNQMRSYVLHPYQMVKDLRTEFEVNNPSAVLDGDLDGFIEAGIRWRMREGADAE; from the coding sequence GTGCACCCCGACGTTTCCGCCGACATCGCCGCCCTCGACGCCACCATGACGACGGTCGAGAAGGTCCTCGACATCGAGGAACTCGCCCGTCGCGTCGACGAGCTTGAGCAGATGGCCGCCGACCCCGACCTGTGGAACGACCAGGAACGGGCGCAGAAGGTCACCAGCGAGCTCTCCTACATCCAGGCCGACCTGCGGCGGTGCCGTGAGCTCCGCCAGCGCATCGAGGACCTCCCGCTGATGTACGAGCTCGCGGAGGAGGAGGGCGACGGGGCCGTCGAGGAGGCGGACGCCGAGCGGGCGCAGCTCCGGGAGGACGTCGAGGCGATCGAGGTCAAGACGATGCTCAGCGGCGAGTATGACCAGCGTGAGGCCGTGGTCAACATCCGTGCCGGCGCGGGCGGTGTCGACGCCGCGGACTTCGCGGAGATGTTGATGCGCATGTACGTGCGGTGGGCGGAGAAGGCCGGTCACAAGGTCGAGGTCTACGACACCTCGTACGCGGAGGAGGCCGGGATCAAGTCGGCGACGTTCGTCGTCCACGACCCGTACATGTACGGAACGCTCTCGGTGGAGCAGGGCACGCACCGCCTGGTGCGGATCAGCCCGTTCGACAACCAGGGTCGGCGGCAGACGTCCTTCGCCGAGGTCGAGGTGCTGCCGGTGGTGGAGCAGACGGACTCGATCGAGGTCGACGAGAACGAGGTGCGCGTCGACGTCTACCGCTCGTCCGGCCCCGGCGGACAGTCCGTCAACACCACCGACTCGGCGGTCCGCCTCACCCACGTCCCGACCGGGATCGTGGTGACGTGCCAGAACGAGAAGTCCCAGTTGCAGAACAAGGTCGCGGCCATGAAGGTCCTGCAGGCCAAGTTGCTCGCGCGCAAGCAGCAGGAGGAGCGGGCGGCGCTGGACGCGCTCGGGTCGGGGGGGAACGCCTCCTGGGGTAACCAGATGCGGTCCTACGTCCTGCACCCGTACCAGATGGTCAAGGACCTGCGGACAGAGTTCGAGGTCAACAACCCGTCGGCGGTCCTGGACGGCGACCTCGACGGGTTCATCGAGGCTGGCATCCGGTGGCGGATGCGGGAGGGGGCCGACGCGGAGTGA
- a CDS encoding mechanosensitive ion channel family protein — protein MSLQSDFSPILRWLGNEGLEVVLLVLGAVLLTRVIAKIARMWTGRIDSRHAGEEFWSEESKHLHSLIQVISYVAVGVLYILFGIQILLRFGVNLVALVAPATVLGAALGFGAQKIVQDFLAGFFVLAERQYGYGDIVELTTATGVTAGTVEDVTLRITRLRTLDGEAVIVPNGQIVTAVNQSQDWARAIIDVPVPNNADMDKAHEVLAEVCREILDDERVGQYILDEPTVMGVQSIRLEQTVIRLLARTKPGMQWEVGRRMRAVILRRFRAEGIVLEPEALAAIRAGMVRPQTGEGSA, from the coding sequence GTGAGTCTGCAGAGTGATTTCAGTCCGATCCTGAGGTGGTTGGGCAACGAGGGCCTGGAGGTCGTCCTCCTCGTCCTCGGTGCGGTGCTGCTGACCCGGGTGATCGCCAAGATCGCGCGGATGTGGACGGGGCGGATAGACTCACGCCACGCCGGCGAGGAATTCTGGTCCGAGGAGTCCAAGCACCTCCACTCCCTGATCCAGGTGATCTCGTATGTCGCCGTGGGTGTTCTCTACATCCTGTTCGGGATCCAGATCCTCCTGCGCTTCGGCGTCAACCTCGTCGCGCTGGTCGCGCCTGCGACCGTCCTCGGTGCGGCGCTGGGCTTCGGTGCGCAGAAGATCGTCCAGGACTTCCTGGCCGGGTTCTTCGTCCTTGCCGAGCGTCAATACGGCTACGGCGACATCGTCGAGCTCACCACGGCGACGGGGGTGACGGCGGGAACCGTCGAGGACGTCACCCTGCGGATCACGCGTCTGCGGACCCTCGACGGTGAGGCGGTGATCGTGCCCAACGGTCAGATCGTCACCGCGGTCAACCAGTCGCAGGACTGGGCGCGCGCGATCATCGACGTCCCGGTGCCCAACAACGCCGACATGGACAAGGCCCACGAGGTCCTCGCAGAGGTCTGCCGCGAGATCCTCGACGACGAGCGGGTGGGCCAATACATCCTGGACGAGCCCACCGTGATGGGAGTGCAGTCGATCCGCCTGGAGCAGACCGTGATCCGGCTGCTGGCCCGCACCAAGCCCGGCATGCAGTGGGAGGTCGGCCGGCGGATGCGCGCGGTCATCCTGCGCCGTTTCCGCGCGGAGGGCATCGTCCTGGAACCGGAGGCACTGGCCGCGATCCGGGCGGGCATGGTCCGCCCGCAGACCGGAGAGGGGAGCGCGTGA
- the ftsE gene encoding cell division ATP-binding protein FtsE, producing the protein MISASHVTKSYASSTRPALSDVSVEIAEGEFAFLIGASGSGKSTFLRLLLREDRPDSGTLVVAGHDLTRMKASSVPTLRRSLGCVFQDFRLLPSKTVAENVAFALQVIGTSRRTIDKVVPETLEMVGLAREAGRRPHELSGGEQQRVAIARAFVNRPRLLLADEPTGNLDPETSEDIMLLLDRINRTGTTVLMATHDRHIVDRSRRRVVELVDGMVVRDDASGTYGVGR; encoded by the coding sequence GTGATCAGTGCTTCCCATGTGACCAAGTCGTACGCGTCCTCGACGCGCCCGGCTCTGTCCGACGTGAGCGTCGAGATCGCCGAGGGCGAATTCGCATTTCTCATCGGCGCGTCCGGGTCGGGAAAGTCGACGTTCCTGCGTCTGCTGCTCCGCGAAGACCGGCCCGATTCCGGGACCCTGGTCGTCGCGGGCCACGACCTCACCAGGATGAAGGCGTCGTCCGTACCCACGCTGCGCCGCTCGCTCGGTTGCGTCTTTCAGGACTTCCGCCTCCTGCCGAGCAAGACCGTGGCCGAGAACGTGGCCTTCGCGCTCCAGGTGATCGGCACCTCCCGCCGCACGATCGACAAGGTCGTTCCCGAGACGCTCGAGATGGTCGGACTGGCCCGTGAGGCCGGACGTCGGCCGCACGAGCTCTCCGGTGGCGAACAGCAACGCGTCGCCATCGCCCGGGCGTTCGTCAACCGGCCGCGGTTGCTGCTCGCCGACGAGCCGACCGGCAACCTCGACCCCGAGACCAGCGAGGACATCATGCTGCTGCTCGACCGGATCAACCGGACCGGCACCACGGTCCTCATGGCCACGCACGACCGCCACATCGTCGACCGGTCACGGCGCCGCGTGGTGGAGCTGGTCGACGGGATGGTCGTCCGGGACGACGCCAGCGGCACCTACGGGGTGGGACGCTGA
- the ftsX gene encoding permease-like cell division protein FtsX encodes MAARFIASEVGQGLRRNLSMTLAMIITTAVALAMLGAGVLVVMTASASQAKYDYLNEFRVYVDRPISIEDPDCTAACGEIRDQLEATAGVASVEYKNPQETYEEFVELFSSTDPVLVESTSPDALGSRFTLTLDDPTRAESVAADLGAIAGIEVVQGQGELVERVFSVLDGIRNAAFAVAVVQLLATVLLIANMTQIAAFTRRTALGIMRLVGASRWYTELPFVVEAVLASVVGSLLAVGGLLGAKVVFLDRVLAEAYRANLVERITTADILTLAPGLIVAGAVVSALTAWVTLRVTVRQ; translated from the coding sequence ATGGCCGCGCGGTTCATCGCGTCCGAGGTCGGGCAGGGGCTGCGTCGGAACCTGTCCATGACGCTGGCCATGATCATCACCACCGCCGTCGCGTTGGCGATGCTCGGCGCGGGCGTATTGGTGGTGATGACCGCCTCGGCCAGCCAGGCGAAGTACGACTACCTCAACGAGTTCCGCGTCTACGTGGACCGTCCCATCTCCATCGAGGACCCCGACTGCACTGCCGCGTGTGGTGAGATCCGGGACCAGCTGGAGGCCACGGCCGGCGTGGCGTCGGTGGAGTACAAGAACCCGCAGGAGACGTACGAGGAGTTCGTCGAGCTGTTCTCCTCCACCGACCCCGTCCTCGTGGAGTCGACCTCGCCGGACGCCCTCGGCTCGCGGTTCACCCTCACACTCGACGACCCCACCCGGGCCGAGTCGGTGGCCGCGGACCTGGGGGCGATCGCGGGGATCGAGGTCGTGCAGGGCCAGGGGGAGTTGGTCGAGCGCGTCTTCTCGGTCCTCGACGGCATCCGGAACGCCGCCTTCGCCGTCGCGGTGGTCCAACTCCTGGCCACCGTGTTGCTCATCGCCAACATGACGCAGATCGCGGCCTTCACCCGCCGGACCGCGCTCGGCATCATGCGACTGGTGGGCGCGAGCCGCTGGTACACCGAACTCCCGTTCGTGGTGGAGGCCGTGCTCGCGTCGGTGGTCGGTTCGCTGCTCGCGGTCGGTGGACTCCTGGGGGCCAAGGTCGTGTTCCTCGACAGGGTGCTGGCGGAGGCGTACCGGGCGAACCTGGTGGAACGGATCACCACCGCCGACATCCTGACGCTCGCCCCGGGGCTGATCGTGGCGGGCGCGGTCGTGTCCGCCCTCACGGCGTGGGTCACCCTGAGGGTGACGGTTCGGCAGTGA
- the smpB gene encoding SsrA-binding protein SmpB: MAKKNKKKGASTLGRDGSVVASNRKARHEYSILSTHEAGIALLGTEIKSMREGQASLVDAFATIDDGEVWLRGLHIPEYSHGSWTNHAPKRARKLLLHRREIDSLVGKVRDGNATLVPLSLYFVNGRVKVELAVARGKQAHDKRHDIARRTAEREAVRELGRKIKGMHA; this comes from the coding sequence GTGGCCAAGAAGAACAAGAAGAAGGGCGCGTCGACCCTCGGCCGTGACGGCAGCGTGGTCGCCAGCAACCGCAAGGCCCGCCACGAGTACTCGATCCTGTCCACCCACGAGGCCGGCATCGCGCTCCTGGGCACGGAGATCAAGAGCATGCGTGAGGGACAGGCCTCGCTGGTCGACGCGTTCGCGACCATCGACGACGGCGAGGTGTGGCTCCGCGGGCTCCACATCCCCGAGTACTCGCACGGGAGCTGGACCAATCACGCGCCCAAGCGGGCCCGCAAGCTCCTACTGCACCGGCGCGAGATCGATTCCCTCGTCGGCAAGGTGCGGGACGGCAACGCCACTCTGGTCCCCCTGTCCCTCTACTTCGTGAACGGACGGGTGAAGGTCGAACTGGCCGTCGCTCGCGGTAAGCAGGCGCACGACAAGCGGCACGACATCGCCAGGAGGACCGCCGAGCGCGAGGCCGTCCGCGAGCTCGGCAGGAAGATCAAGGGCATGCACGCGTGA
- a CDS encoding thioredoxin domain-containing protein: MNAKSAGNKSTKVLQTKKNNGMLITVAALIAVAVLVLGGVVWMAQRGGEANPITFGETADELIEISDTGVITVGEEAAPTVQIWEDFMCPACASFERQYGVPIAEAVEAGDLRVEYHTLNFLDRQSASGEYSTRAIAAVQCVAAKDSMPTFFEVKNAFFAQQPAEGGGDRSARELASTAEAAGANADTVECIGNVETNGGMEKASDTADNSQDSIREVTDRVSTPTVAYEGEVVEFGDPAWLDNIIS; encoded by the coding sequence GTGAACGCCAAGTCCGCAGGCAACAAGAGCACCAAGGTGCTCCAGACCAAGAAGAACAACGGCATGCTGATCACGGTCGCGGCGCTGATCGCCGTCGCCGTCCTGGTCCTCGGTGGCGTGGTGTGGATGGCCCAGCGAGGGGGCGAGGCCAACCCCATCACGTTCGGTGAGACGGCGGATGAGCTGATCGAGATCTCGGACACGGGCGTGATCACGGTGGGGGAGGAGGCCGCTCCGACGGTCCAGATCTGGGAGGACTTCATGTGCCCGGCGTGCGCCTCGTTCGAGAGGCAGTACGGCGTCCCGATCGCAGAGGCCGTCGAGGCCGGTGACCTGCGGGTGGAGTACCACACCCTCAACTTCCTCGACCGCCAGTCGGCCTCGGGCGAATACTCCACGCGGGCCATCGCCGCGGTCCAGTGCGTCGCTGCCAAGGACTCGATGCCCACCTTCTTCGAGGTCAAGAACGCCTTCTTCGCGCAGCAACCCGCTGAGGGCGGGGGCGACCGTTCCGCCCGGGAGCTGGCGTCCACGGCCGAGGCGGCCGGCGCGAACGCGGACACCGTCGAGTGCATCGGCAACGTGGAGACCAACGGCGGGATGGAGAAGGCCTCGGACACCGCCGACAACTCGCAGGACAGTATCCGTGAGGTCACCGACCGCGTCTCCACGCCCACCGTCGCCTACGAGGGTGAGGTCGTGGAGTTCGGCGACCCGGCCTGGCTGGACAACATCATCTCCTGA